The genomic stretch TGTACCATCTGAAACATTTTAGGAAATGGTAATGATATACATTGATATTGACGGATGAGTACACTTTCAccttttatatataaatgtgaGGTATTATCAGTACTTACCTGTACATTAATACTGTGATATGATTTGCGGTTTATGTAATCAGGCTCTGTTGGACCTGCTGGAGCCTTTATCCTCACATGTGTACAGTCAATGGCTCCAATGACGTTAGGAAAGCCTGACAAATTAAATTCAGTTACTGATCAGCTAATGAATTATTGTGCTGTAAATGACTAGATGTTTAAAGATTCAGCACCATTAAATCCAAAGTTTCCTTAATGCCAAGAAAGCCTCGGTGGCCAGGAAAGGTaatgaatacatttaaaaaggACTTTAATGTAACGTAAATCTCCCTGATTTCACGGCACACTGTAGCTTTGCTTAAATGTTCAGCATCCCCCACACTGCACAGAAATGAACCACTGGCAAAGTGTGTTAGAAATGTAAGGTTCCAATAACTGACACAAATATGTAATACCGCATCTACCAAGTCTATAGCGCTCATATAAATAATCATCCGGAAAATGGAACGGATCTATCCTGGGCCGAAGTACTTGTGGAACCTGTTGCCTTAAAGCTCTACGAATGAGCCGCGCTCCCTCATCAACTGGATTATGAATAAAGGGGCACGCCATGGTTATTCATGTAAAAGCCGTCACTGCACTCCTTGTCATTTTATACTTTCTGAGTAATTGGAATCACCTGCATTTGAGGGTCGATGTGTGTGACAGAGGGAGAGAACAGCAGCAGAATAATCCCAGCCCCACAGACTGTCGTGCTGTGTGACATCACATGGTTTGTCCAATCATATCCATCAAGCTAAGCTAAGCTTCACAGCTAACCTGCCACATAGCAGCCTTGTCCAAGAGCATATGCTGACATAGTAACTAAGCGGAGCTTCAGGTTAGCCTCGTTTGTGGAACCGAATTTGGAAAAATTAAGCCGGGATTGTCGAAATAAACCTGGCTTTTGAGGTTAGCTCGCTTCGTGGAACAGCCCCCAGGAGCACATGCATGTCCTTAGGTACGACAACGGCTCAGAGTTTGTATACTAACCAGTCCAGCCTTGAAGTTCTCCATTCTCCTTTTACCCAACATGCCAGTGATACTCCAGGCCCAGGTGGGTGCATACTGCCATAGGTAGGGCATGAGCAGGAACGGCTGCTGACCGATCCACATCTCCTTGACCTGATTGGCTATGCCCACCAACATCAAGCGTACGCACCGCGAGGTGGCCATCTTGTGGCTCTGTTCTCCTGCGACAGCTACCGGCTGAATGGGGGCGAGACAGAAAGCAGGACACACTTCAGCACGGATCCTTCCATCCATGGCTTCCTGGACACCAAACCTCCTGCTTCCCCAAAAGTTAACATACCCGATGTAATTCCTCGGTGAAGGCATTTTGGACGATACCAGACTGCACAGGCCCCGGACATACAGTGCTTATGGTGATCCCGGGGTAGTCTGCCAGCTCAGTGCGCAGCGAGTTGAAAAAACCCTAAAGGGAAAAATAAATCAGGGTGAAAGGTGGTTGACGTGACAAACCCACCAATCTCAGACCAGCGACAGTCCTTGGCACCCACCCTTCTGCTGCTACAGAAGTTAATTAACGATTCCTGAGGCTCCGTGAGCATCTCACCTGCAGGGCATGCTTGCTAGCAGAGTAGCCAGTGACCAGGGGTGCCCCCGCCAGCCCCACCACACTGCTGACCGCTACCAGGGTGCCGGTGCCCTGCTGCATCATGTGTGGCAAGACGTGCTTGGTGACCGACACGCTGCCCAGATAGTTGATGTCCATCAGGGCCTGGATAACTTCCAGATTCGTGTCCTGGAACAGGGAGCGCTGACTGCGCCCCCCATTGTTGATCAGGATGTCAATCTGTaaaaaagagggggggggggtacatttaGCTGGGCCGTTCTTGCAACCAAACGCATTGAACTAAACAGGATGTGCACTCAATGCGAGCAGAGGCTTAAAGTGTCAGGGGCACCATAGCTGTCCATGGTATTTGGGAATCTGTTTATAGGATTCTGCTAGTGGCCAGAGTGTGTGACTACTGACCAGGACAGTAGCTGCAATCTATATCTCAGTGCAAGCTCAGCTAAGCTCCAATCTACCACAGCACTCCAATAAACTGAGGCTGACACTTGCTCATCAGATCAGAGCCCAGCTAAGACCCCAGATCAGAGCAGTACAAGTGTTACTCTTAAGAAACCCTGCGCACACTGGCAGGCATGACGACaggcagaaaaattaaaacttcCTGGTTGGCGTGCTTGTCAGACACAAGGAAACCGTGTACGGCACATTCTGTACGCACAGCAAACACGCTCCACGTGGGTCAGACTGGCGAAGAGCCGCTGAAATGCCTTGAAACGGCAGATGCGAAGTGCGTCAGaagtaaatacaaatggaaaGATAATAATTCATAATTCATCCCCATTGCCTTAcattgccaaagtgctgtatcGCGACCCTCGTTTTGGCAGCATGAGTGTCTCGCTCCAGCAAGTCAAAGGGAAGGACCAAAACGTCCCCTTCCTTCAAACTGCCGAGCTCTGTAAATTCAAAGAAGAAGTGCTGTCATGACAAAGCAGGGCAGCTGAACATCTCTCAGCACAAGCAGAGGGAAAACGCCCTCTTCCTCTTAgataaacatacaaaaaaaataaacactgtcaCGATGAGCCACTGAAATTGACAGCAGACCATGTGACAAAATCATCCAGGTCCATCTCCTCACTGCTTTCTTACCCAAACAATGGTTCTTCACCTTCTGCAGCTCAACCTCCCGCGTGCCGGAGATGATCAGGCGAGCCCCCAGGCTTGCTAGCTGACAGGCCAGCTCCTTTCCTATGCCGCTGGAAGCCCCTGTAATCCAAACCACCTTTCCCCGCAATGTACTCTCTGGGGGCCAGAGAGGGACAGCAGCCAAATAAGGATCAATGGCAAACATACAAGCAAAGTTAAGTGAGGACACCACTTTGAAAGGAGGGTAAATGTATCACAGGGTACATACAGCATCAAGTACATCGTGTGCGGTCCCTTAGATTAGCGGTTGGCAACATTTTGATGTTGGCTGACTTGTTCATATAGCAAAAAACAGACGGAGAAAACCGTCATATGGGTGCCGATGGATCGATCGGGGATTTCAAGTTTAACCATgagaacaggaaaaaaaagtttattacAAGAAATGTGTCAAAACCCCCTGCGTTCCGCAGCCGGGTGGAATACTTGCAACGTTCTGGGGTTTGGGAATGCCCACCCTGGACCTTGTGTCTTACGAACCATCGCTGGATAAACATTTTTGCGGTATGAAAGACAGCAGGAGCACTATGCAAGTACTCTCTATGCCTTATGGGACACCCTAAGTTTAGATTAAGCGAAACCATGATGAGACTTGACTCTGTCTAGAAATCACACTGCCTTTGTGCAAGAGTagtagggctgggtgatatcaTATAGATATTGCATTGCACAcgtgcaataatcaccagggcttcagatgacaggCATAACATTTAAGCAGGCGCCAGCTTTTCGGTGCTATACGGATATTTATTTACGCCCACAATTTGTTAAGCAGTTTAGTAGTatggctaaaatattaatgaggttTTGTATAACGCCAAAAATTCTTTATTAGTATAAATACggcatatccttatgtttatcCACAAGATctactcttttaaaagatgtacTGGCTGCTCTTCTTAACCGGGACTTCAGTGCATATTTCACTGACGTATAGGCCTGCCAAACCgtagtataccaaaacagtataATGTGGTGTGCTCCGCTAATCGAAATTTAGAAACAtaaaatttatacagattactaacttttgggtatCACAAaacgcatctcattaatatttaagcCGTGCTAATAATCTTCGTACCAAATTATGGGCGTAAATAAACGTCCGTATAGCACCGAAAAGCTGGCGGCCGCAAAAAATGCTTCGACTGTCATCTGAAGCCCATGTGATAATTGCGCATGCGCAACATAATATGGATATGACATCGCGGAGCCCTAAAGAGTAGCGGTATTAAACATGCACACACGTCAGAGGGAGGACGCCGGAGTTCTGTATGTCAAACGGTCAAACTACACTACAAATTACAACCAATATTAAACCTAACAGTTTCGCTCATAAAGTTCAAATTTGACCCATTTACATGGTTGCCAGCTGCGGGCAGCTGCTGACGTGAGATTCTTACGTCTGCACAGGCATTGATATGtaggtaacagttttattaccttgtaaatagtctgtagggttttcaaactaccccaacgcttttgatgtagcttagATTTATAATGGAATTATATAGATctaccgtaagatttcttgtgtgagtgtcacgccacatGCGTGACAGCTGGCAACCCTGCAgtaaacacaatttaaactctGCAGCACACAGACGGAGGTTACCTGGCGTCTTTCCAAACGTCACCATCCAGAGCAAAGTCAGATCGGCGTCCGCAAAGATGAAACGAATCACCTGAACGAGCAAGTACAGCGCTGTGCCGAGGCACAGCAAGGTCGCCACACAGCAATCCATTGATCGGGCGCTATAAATACAAAGTCGTGTAGAGCAAAGAACTGTCAATATTAACACAGAGACCGGCCATAATGCGAGCTGTGGAAGGGCAGTTTCCGTTTGTACTTATTGAATGTCACCGTAGATCATACTGTGTCTGACAATCAAGACTTCGTTTAATTTCCATAGGTGTGAACATCTTGTTAGTCCACAGTCAGGCACACACAAAGAAGTATTTTACGAATAAAGCTGCTTGCTTCTTATTACAACGTAGTTTGAAAAAAGAGGAACAGACTACCCCAGCCTTACAGTTAGAGTAAATGTTCAGTGAATCGTTTCTCATTAACAGACACTGCTTACGGGTAGAAGAGCATAGGCGTCTCAAATTATAAAGTCTAATTCCTGACTTATTGGATATCGAGTTCGAATCAGTCAAAGTCTGAGTATTATAACATCGCTCAATATTGCGCAACACTAAGGACATCATGAAGTTAACaagataaaataaattaaagcaaACTGAGGGAACGTTAATACGTAAATACATGTGGATCAGTTAACTGTGCATCTCCTATGAATTTAAAATATAAGAACTAAAATGTACGCCACTACTACACACACCTGCATCACATCTACTCAccgaaaacaaaaaataaaccaaTCCGGAAGTACGGCGTAGTACGGGAAGTAATATTGCCGTTTTCCCACGCCCCTTAATTGACGTCGGCAAAGTTAGTTTACGGTTCGTTATTCACGTTACAAACGGCCGTAAAAACCTTATATGTGCACAAAAAAATGCGAATTGTTGCTTCTTCGTATAGTCCTGATGTATGAATtcagaaaatacaaataaattggCTTAAAACCGCCTATAATGCATTTTGGCCATTTATATTCATTAGCGTCTCACGTCAAGACCAGACGTCCTCATAACCCCAAAAGCATCTCATATTGAACATCCTGATTTGTGAAAAATTTCACAACTGATAACACGTCCATATATCGTGTGTAAACCCATAAAAACACAGTGAAAAACACGAGTTTTAAGGAGGACCGGAGAGATAGGTCTTAAGGTGGACCAACAATATAGCCCAAATACACACAttatgactgattaaatacccTAAAAATGACCAACATGACCTGACTGACCAAAACAAAACTTTCACAATTCGGAGTGAGTCCTCCAAATGCACTTTTCACGTCCTCGCCGAACAGAAGGTGCACTTAGAGGCACAAAGCTGTAAAAGAATGATCATGTACTCACACTGATGATGGTGTCCAGTCAGATCTACATATGGGCTGTGGTACAGCAACAGTTCCATAATAGTTTAGTGTCTTACTACAGAATTCGTTCCTATTAACAGAAGATTCTTAGTGCCATTTCGAAGCTGTAAGCGACCATCTTCATATATCAACAATCAGCCCAGTGCTTCCAGTTTACTGTACGCCATCTCACAATCAGCTCCTGTCTCATTTAATGGTTCTCAATCCAgaaaagggatttttttttttttttatagaggAACAAAGTATGTGCCTTGGTCTGTTTTTTTGTACTGTTAATTGCAGGGTTTAGTTATTTTCAGAGCTGTGTTTTACAGGTGTTTACAGTCAAGGTTTCCTGTAAGAAGTGTCCTAAATGCCCCTATTGTTTTAAGCTGTGATTCCTCTATACTGTGTATTGTATATAATTGTAAGACATACATGGCTTTTTCACAGAAATATGGTTTTGCTTTGTCAAAAGGCAAACGGCTTTCTGTTTATGAACGTCAGCAAATATACAGGCTTAGTAAACGCCCTCTAATTTGTTTAAGCAGCAGTTGAATTTAATGTAAATAACCTTGTGAGTCTCTCAAGACACATGTATCACTGGAGGTTGTGCTTCCCTCAAGCTGACACGTAAGCCCGACCTTGAGAGTACGAGGCCCGCTATCTGTGCAGGTTTACAGCCCATGCCGTGAGCGCATCAATCCGCCatccttgtttttgttttagaccCGAGAGAAAAGCCAGAATTGACACGCTCTGAATGCGTCGCTGCGTGAAAGTGGCAGCGCCGAGCGGGATGTGGCGATGCACAATGCGGCGGCGCAGCTCGAGAGCGGTTCATTCAGGACTAACGACTGGGAGCGTTAACCAGGAGCTGCCAAGCTAATGCTGCGAGGCCCAGGGCCACAGCCCAAGCAGACCTCCAGCGTTCTCATGCTTTTAATGTCAGTCTGATCATTTAGTGTGGCAATTACAGCTCGACTTAGGCTGACTGTGGGAGAGAGCTCAGCCGTGGCAGGAGCGTCGGGGTCCGGTGGTCGTCAGACGCACGCCAGGCACGCCTACTCACGAGGCCTTAAGTgcacaccaccccccacccccccgaggCCGCCCAACGACAATATCATCCTGCATTAGTGGTCGCATTACGTCTCCACAAACCGTCctcggagtggggggggggggggggagtgctgtTGTGAAGCCGTGGAGGAGAGACCCCAAACAAAGAGCCAGGTCCATTACACCTGTGGAACTGCTTATCCACCGGGTCCATTAACAAACATGACATTAAATCAGCCTTTGAACCATTTTTATTCTGATTTCAACATTTAAGTAACAGGAAAAGCACCACGGTGACAGAGAGGCCAAGCTTTTCTTgatttaaacaaacaaacaaaatgaaaaaaaggcCTCAGGACGTCTTGGGCTTTGTAAAGTAAGAGGAATCCGCATCCTGCAAAAAGAGAAAACGTATGAGGTGATCGGCGTTTCTGTGAGCCGACGAGATAAGTGACACAGTGGTGTCAGAGGCAGGCCTGTGCCGATGCTGGGACCCCTGCGTTTGGGGCCGACAGGTTACCGAGTGCCAGCTGACAGCCTCCTGGTGTCTCGACGTTCCACCAAGCGCCCCCCCGATCTGCTCTCTTCACACCAATGCTGATCGTGCACCTCAACACATACCGATTTTCTGCCCAACCACAGACtagctgatgatgatgatgatgtgataagCTCTGACTGGGATCAGGTGAAGTCACAAAAGCCCCTAATGTTCTTAATGGCTGCATAATTAACCATTTATCTAATTGTTGCTTGATCTCAAACACTGACTAAGATGGTCCATGAGAATTATAGGTTTCTCACTGCCTTGAATCCCCAGTTCTCTACTTATGGCCATATATTTCCTAGATAAAGACGCGTCTGGCTTGTAGGAGATttgcttacacaaaaatgttctgagggcagactgaaaaatgattggttatttctctgaaccaatcagattgtagaggagctgGGTCTAAGCAACTAGTGGAGGAAGAGCCTTCTGTAGTTGCCTGGACCCACCTCctatacaatctgattggttctgagagataaccaatcatttgtcattctgccctcagaacatttttgtataagtAGAACTGCCAGGAACGCATGTATGTCCTTAGGTATGACAACGACTCAGAGTTTGTATACTAACCAGTCCAGCCTTGAAGTTCTCCACTCTCCTTTTACCCAACATGCCAGAGAAACTCCAGGCCCAGGTGGGTGTATACTGCCATAGGTAGGGCATGAGCAGGAACGGCTGCTGACCGATCCACATCTCCTTGACCTGATTGGCTATGCCCACCAATATCAAGTGTACGCACCGCGAGGTAGCCATCTTGTGGCTCTGTTCTCCAGCGACAGCTACCGGCTGAATGGGGGCGAGACAGAAAGCAGGACACACTTCAGCACGGATCCTTCCATCCATGGCTTCCTGGACACCAAACCTCCTGCTTCCCCAAAAGTTAACATACCCGATGTAATTCCTCGGTGAAGGCATTTTGGACGATACCAGACTGCACAGGCCCCGGACATGCAGTGCTTATGGTGATCCCGGGGTAGTCTGCCAGCTCAGTGCGCAGCGAGTTGAAAAAACCCTAAAGGGAAAAATAAATCAGGGTGAAAGGTGGTTGACGTGACAAACCCACCAATCTCAGACCAGCGACAGTCCTTGGCACCCACCCTCCTGCTGCTACAGAAGTTAAGCTAACGATTCCTGAGGCTCCGTGAGTATCTCACCCGCAGGGCATGCTTGCTAGCAGAGTAGCCAGTGACCAGGGGTGCCCCCGCCAGCCCCACCACACTGCTGACCGCTACCAGGGTGCCGGTGCCCTGCTGCATCATGTGTGGCAAGACGTGCTTGGTGACCGACACGCTGCCCAGATAGTTGATGTCCATCAGGGCCTGGATAACTTCCAGATTCGTGTCCTGGAACAGGGAGCGCTGACTGCGCCCCCCATTGTTGATCAGGATGTCAATCtgtaaaaaaggggggggggtacatttaGCTGGGCCGTTCTCGCAACCAAACACGTTGAACTAAACAGGATGTGCACTCAATGCGAGCAGAGGCTTAAAGTATCAGGGGCACCATAGCTGTCCATGGTATTTGGGAATCTGTTTATAGGATTCTGCTAGTGGCCAGAGTGTGTGACTACTGACCAGGACAGTAGCTGCAATCTATATCTCAGTGCAAGCTCAGCTAAGCTCCAATCTACCACAGCACTCCAATAAACTGAGGCTGACACTTGCTCATCAGATCAGAGCCCAGCTAAGACCCCAGATCAGAGCAGTACAAGTGTTACTCTTAAGAAACCCTGCGCACACTGGCAGGCATGACGACAGGCAGAGACATGAAAACTTCCTGGTTGGCATGCTTGTCAGATACAAGGAAACCGTGTACGGCACATTCTGTACGCACAGCAAACACGCTCCACGTGGGTCAGACTGGCGAAGAGCCGCTGAAATGCCTTGAAACGGCAGATGCGAAGTGCGTCAGaagtaaatacaaatggaaaGATAATAATTCATAATTCATCCCCATTGCCTTAcattgccaaagtgctgtatcGCGACCCTCGTTTTGGCAGCATGAGTGTCTCGCTCCAGCAAGTCAAAGGGAAGGACCAAAACGTCCCCTTCCTTCAAACTGCCGAGCTCTGTAAATTCAAAGAAGAAGTGCTGTCATGACAAAGCAGGGCAGCTGAACATCTCTCAGCACAAGCAGAGGGAAAACGCCCTCTTCCGCTTAgataaacatacaaaaaaaataaacactgtcaCGATGAGCCATTAAAATTGACAGCAGACCATGTGACAAAATCATCCAGGTCCATCTCCTCACTGCTTTCTTACCCAAACAATGGTTCTTCACCTTCTGCAGCTCACTCTCCTGCGGGGCAGAGATGATCAGGCGAGCCCCCAGGCTTGCTAGCTGATAGGCCAGCTCCTCTCCTATGCCGCTGGAAGCCCCTGTAATCCAAACCACCTTTCCCCGCAATGTACTCTCTGGGGGCCAGAGAGGGACAGCAGCCAAATAAGGATCAATGGCAAACATACAAGCAAAGTTAAGTGAGGACACCACTTTGAAAAGAGGGTAAATGTATCACAGGGTACATACAGCATCAAGTACATCGTGTGCGGTCCCTTAGATTAGCGGTTGGTAACGTTTTGATGTTGGCTGACTTGTTTATATAGCAAAAAACAGACGGAGAAAACCGTCGTAGGGGTGCCGATGGATCGATCGGGGATTTCAAGTTAAACCATgagaacaggaaaaaaaagtttattacAAGAAATGTGTCAAAACCCCCTGCGTTCCACAGCCGGGTGGAATACTGGCAACGTTCCGGGGTTTGGGAATGCCCACCCTGGACCTTGTGTCTTACGAACCATCGCTGGATAAACATTTTTGCGGTATGAAAGACAGCAGGAGCACTATGTAAGTACTCTCTATGCCTTATGGGACACCCTAAGTTTAGATTAAGCGAAACCATGACGATACTTGACTCTGTCTAGAAATCACACTGCCTTTGTGCAAGAGTagtagggctgggtgatatcaTATAGATATTGCATTGCACAcgtgcaataatcaccagggcttcagatgacaggCGTAAGATTTAAGCAGGCGCCAGCTTTTCGGTGCTATATGGACATTTATTTACGCCCACAATTTGTAAAGCAGTTTACAAATTACAACCAATATTAAACCTAACAGTTTCGCTCACAAAGTTAAAATTTGACCCATTTACATGGTTGCCAGCTGCGGGCAGCTGCTGACGTGAGATTCTTACGTCTGCACAGGCATTGATATGTAGGTAAcaattttattaccttgtaaatagtctgtagggttttcaaactaccccaacgcttttgatgtagcttagatttataatggaataatacagatctaccgtaagatttcttgtgtgagtgtcacgccacatGCGTGACAGCTGGCAACCCTGCAGTAAACACAACTTAAACTCTGCAGCACACAGACGGAGGTTACCTGGCGTCTTTCCAAACGTCACCATCCAGAGCAAAGTCAGATCGGCGTCCGCAAAGATGAAACGAATCACCTGAACGAGCAAGTACAGCGCTGTGCCGAGGCACAGCAAGGTCGCCACACAGCAATCCATTGATCGGGCTGTATAAATACAAAGTCGTGTAGAGCAAAGAACTGTCAATATTAACACAGAGACCGGCCATAATGCGAGCTGTGGAAGGGCTTGTACTTATTGGATGTCACCGTAGATCATACTGTGTCTGACAATCAAGACTTCGTTTAATTTCCATAGGTGTGAGCATCTTGTTAGTCCACAGTCAGGCACACACAAAGAAGTATTTTACGAATAAAGCTGCTTGCTTCTTATTACAACGTAGTTTGAAAAAAGAGGAACAGGCTACCCCAGCCTTACAGTTAGAGTAAATGTTCAGTGAATCGTTTCTCATTAACAGACACTGCTTAATAAGGGTAGAAGAGCATAGGCGTCTCAAATTATAAAGTCCAATTCCTGACTTATCAGATATCGAGTTCGAATCAGTCAAAAGTATTATAACATCACTAAAAAACGTTACGCAGATTTCATTACAAGATTGCGCAACACTAAGGACATCATAAAGTTAACAAGATAAAGTAAATTAAAGCAAACTGAGGG from Brienomyrus brachyistius isolate T26 chromosome 14, BBRACH_0.4, whole genome shotgun sequence encodes the following:
- the dhrs7 gene encoding dehydrogenase/reductase SDR family member 7 isoform X1; this encodes MDCCVATLLCLGTALYLLVQVIRFIFADADLTLLWMVTFGKTPESTLRGKVVWITGASSGIGEELAYQLASLGARLIISAPQESELQKVKNHCLELGSLKEGDVLVLPFDLLERDTHAAKTRVAIQHFGNIDILINNGGRSQRSLFQDTNLEVIQALMDINYLGSVSVTKHVLPHMMQQGTGTLVAVSSVVGLAGAPLVTGYSASKHALRGFFNSLRTELADYPGITISTACPGPVQSGIVQNAFTEELHRPVAVAGEQSHKMATSRCVHLILVGIANQVKEMWIGQQPFLLMPYLWQYTPTWAWSFSGMLGKRRVENFKAGLDADSSYFTKPKTS
- the dhrs7 gene encoding dehydrogenase/reductase SDR family member 7 isoform X2, with the translated sequence MDCCVATLLCLGTALYLLVQVIRFIFADADLTLLWMVTFGKTPESTLRGKVVWITGASSGIGEELAYQLASLGARLIISAPQESELQKVKNHCLELGSLKEGDVLVLPFDLLERDTHAAKTRVAIQHFGNIDILINNGGRSQRSLFQDTNLEVIQALMDINYLGSVSVTKHVLPHMMQQGTGTLVAVSSVVGLAGAPLVTGYSASKHALRGFFNSLRTELADYPGITISTACPGPVQSGIVQNAFTEELHRPVAVAGEQSHKMATSRMRIPLTLQSPRRPEAFFSFCLFV
- the LOC125707750 gene encoding dehydrogenase/reductase SDR family member 7-like encodes the protein MDCCVATLLCLGTALYLLVQVIRFIFADADLTLLWMVTFGKTPESTLRGKVVWITGASSGIGKELACQLASLGARLIISGTREVELQKVKNHCLELGSLKEGDVLVLPFDLLERDTHAAKTRVAIQHFGNIDILINNGGRSQRSLFQDTNLEVIQALMDINYLGSVSVTKHVLPHMMQQGTGTLVAVSSVVGLAGAPLVTGYSASKHALQGFFNSLRTELADYPGITISTVCPGPVQSGIVQNAFTEELHRPVAVAGEQSHKMATSRCVRLMLVGIANQVKEMWIGQQPFLLMPYLWQYAPTWAWSITGMLGKRRMENFKAGLDADSSYFTKPKTS